The genomic stretch GTGTCCGACGGCATCCGCGTGGGCGGGAACGAGACCAACCGGGGCGTGGAGGACGTCACGATCGGCGGCTCGGGCGCGGCCGGGAACCGGATCGCCGCCGAGACCGGCCTGTTCCTCGTCGGTGGGCGAACGTCGCAGGCCACGGTCTCGAACAACGTGCTCGGGCTGCTCGCCAACGGGCTGCTCGCGCGAGACGACGCCGCGGACGGCATCACCCTGCTCCTGGCCAACGAGGTCACGCTGGACGGGAACGTCGTGGCGGGGTTCGAGCGCGGGATCGTCCTGGCCAGCAACGCGAACGTGCTCACGCGCAACCGCATCGGGACGAACGAGGGGGGCTCCGTCTCGCGCGCCAACGACATCGGCATCGTCATCCCGCGCGAGGCGACCGGCCTCGGGGACCCTGTCGCGCTGGGCAATGACAACGTGATCGGCGAGGCGGGCGCGGGCAACGTGATCTCGGGCAATGCCTCCATCGGGCTGCTCATCGGCCCGACCGTCGCGTTCCAGAGCGGCCCCTTCCTGACGGGCCGCAGCGACCGCGCCCGGGTGCACCTCGCCGCGCCGGACAGCACGTCGCTGGCCCGGCTGGCGGCGAGCCCCGCGAGGGCGTCGGGGGAGGAGGGCCACCCGCGCGCCGGCGATGGGGCCACCAACAATCTCGTGGAGGCCAACCGGATCGGCGAGACCCTCTCGGGCGCGGCCCTCGGCAACGGGGCCGCGGGCGTGCTCGTCCAGGACGGACGCGGCAACCGGCTGCTCGGCAATGCCGTGGCGGGGGGGCTCTTCGGCGTCTTCGTCGGCGGCACGGCCGAGGCGGAGGCGCCGGGCGAGACGGCGCTGGCAGGCAACACCTTCCGCGCGACCCAGACCGCGGGCGTCTTCGTGTCCGACGCCGACCACACCCTGCTCACGGCGCTCCCGCTGGAACCCGATGGCGAGCCCGTCGGCAACACGTTCGAGGACAACGGCGGCGCGGGCGTCACCTTCCGGCTGGACGACGCGACCTCCGTCGGGAATCGGGTACGGGGGGCCTCCTTCCAGCGCAACGCCGGGCCGTCCATCGTGCTCACGAACGAGGGCGACGCCTACCCCCCGTTCGCGCCGCAGCCGCCCGCCGTCTACACCGCCGTCGCGACCGGCCAGAGCGCGACCGTCCGCTTCCGGGCCGGGGTGACCGGCGAGGCCGAGATCTTCGCCTCGCCCGACTGTGCGGCAGGCCACGCCGACGGCGAGCCCATGACGCGGGTCGCGGGCTCCTCCGGCCTGAGCACGGTCGTCGTCCCCATCACCATCGCCGCGCCGATCCTTACGGCCTACGTCGCCGCGACGGTGACGACGCCCGGCGACGACGGGACGACGAGCGCGTTCAGCACGTGCGTCCGCATCGTGGATGAGGAGAGCGTGGCCGAGGCCGTGGTGGCCGACGGCGAAACCGGCGAGGTGCTGGACGAAGTGGACGTCCAGGTGACGATTACCGACAACCCCAGCCTCGCGCGGCGTGCAGTCAGCACTGGCGGCACGCTCTACGCCCTGCGCTACGGCCCCCGGCTCGCGCCCCAGCCCGGCCCCTTCGAGGGCAGCGCGACGGCCCCCGACGGGTCCACGGTGACGCCCGACGCGGTCGCCTCCGACCGCTACTGGGACCTCCGCGCCGACGGGCTCTCGGGCGTGACGTACGGCCTGTGCCTTGACGCCGCCGACGTGGACGGCATTCAGAATCCGGATCGGCTGGTGGTGCTCCGCCGCGAAACGACAGGCCACCCGTGGACGCCGTACGCCACCACGCGGGAGGGGTCCCGCCTGTGCGCCACGGGACTCACGGGATGGGGCGAGATCGGGATCGGAGCGCTGCAGACCGAGAACCCGGTCCCGAATGAGCCCGAGCCGGAAGCAGGACCCGAGGCGCTCGCGGTCGTGGCCTTCCCCAACCCCTCGCGGGGGACCGCGACGGTTCGGCTGGCCATCCCCACCTCGGGGGTGGTCCGGGCGACCGTGCATGACGCGCTGGGCCGTCAGGTGGCCGTGCTCCGGGACGGCGCGGTGCCGGCGGGTGTGACGGAGGTGCCACTCCCCCGCCTCGCGCCCGGCGTCTACGTCGTCCGCCTCTCCGCACCGACGGGCGCCCGCAGCGCGGTCGTCACCGTCGTGCGCTAGCCGCCCCGCCCGCCTCGCCGGTCTCCCCGCCTCGGGTCGCCCGTGCGCGACGCTACGCCTGCGCCGTCTCGCGCTGGCGGAGCGTCCGCAGGGCCGCCTCGGCGGCCTTCTGCTCGGCGCCCTTCTTGGACCGGTCCACGCCCTCGCCGAGGCGCTCGCCCTGGACGACGGCGGCGACGGTGAACGTCCGGTCGTGGCTCGGGCCCTCCTCGGAGAGCATCTCGTAGACGGGCTGCTCCAGGCCGAGGCCCTGGACGTATTCCAGCAGGCGGCTCTTGTGGTTGCTCTTGTCCGCCGCGGCCTCCTCCAGGCTGACGCACTGGTCGAGCACGGCGCACACGAACCGCCGCGCGGCCGAGAAGCCGAGATCCAGGTAGACCGCCCCGACGATGGCCTCGAACGCGTCCGCGAGGATGGTCTGGTTGGAGCGCCCCTCGGAGCTGTCCATGTTCTCGCTCATCAGGATGAGCGCCCCCAGGCCGATGGCCTCGGCGTAGCCCGCGAGCGCCTTGCCGTTGACGATGGTCGCGCGCGTCCGCGTGAGGAGGCCCTCGGCGCGGTCGGCGAAACGGGTGTACATGATCTCCGCGACGACGGCGCCCAGCACGGCGTCGCCGAGGAACTCCAGGCGCTCGTTGGACTCCGTGCCGTCGGTGGCCACGCCGCGGAACAGCGAGCGGTGGCGGAGGGCGTGCTCGTACAGGTCGAGGTCGCCGATGGGCATCCCCACGAGCGCCTCGATGTCGCGCCGGGAGACTCCCCGCTCGGTCACCTCGTCGACGACGGGCGGCGGACTGCCATCCGCCGGCGGCCGAAGCGCGCCGAGCCAGGATCGGACGAGACGAGCGCTGCGGCGCAGAGTACCCGAAGAGGACATACGACGTACGAGGTGAGCCGCCAATCTCCCTATCCCCGGCGTCTGCCGCAACCGGGGCGCCGGGGTTTCACGCCGGACTGCAGATCGGGTCTGCGCGCGACCCGAGGATGAAGAGGTGAGCGAGAGCCTGGCCCGAGCGCACCCCTGCGGCCCGGAGCCAATCGCACGGCTCGCTCGTCCACTCGCCCCCTGCCTACCGCCCCTCTCCGATGCCCACGACCCTCAACCCGGCCACCGAGGCCGAGATCGCCTCCTACGACGCCCTCTCCGACGACGGCCTCGACGCCGCCCTCGACCGCGCCGCCGACGCCTTCGAGGCGCACCGCCAGACGAGCTTCGCCGACCGTGCGGACCGCATGCGCACGCTCGCCGACCGGCTCGACGCCCAGAAGGACGACCTCGGGCGCCTCATGACCGAGGAGATGGGGAAGCCGCTCGACCAGGCGGTGGCGGAAGCGGAAAAGTGCGCCTGGGTGTGCCGCTACTACGCCGACCACGCCGAGGCCATGCTGGCCGACGAGCCGCGCGAGACCGAGGCGCAGAAGAGCTTCGTCGCCTACGAACCGCTCGGGCCGGTGCTGGCCGTGATGCCGTGGAACTTCCCCCTCTGGCAGGCCTTCCGCTTCGCCGCGCCGACGGTCATGGCGGGCGGCGTGGGCGTCCTCAAGCACGCCGCCAACGTGCTCGGTTCCGGCGACGCCATGGCCCGGCTGTTCGCCGAGGCGGGCTTCGCGGAGGGCGTCTTCCAGCACCTCATCATCGACCACGACCAGACGGCCGCCGCCATCGCCGACGACCGCATCCGCGCGGTCACGCTGACGGGCAGCGAGGGCGCCGGGCGCAGCATCGGCAAGCAGGCGGGCGAGGCGCTCAAGCCGTGCGTCCTCGAACTCGGCGGCACCGACGCCTTCGTGGTCCTGGCCGACGCTGACCTCGACGCGGCCGTGGAGACGGGTGTCCAGGCGCGCACCCAGAACAACGGCCAGTCGTGCATCGCGGCCAAGCGGTTCATCCTGGAGCGGCCCATCGCGGAGGCGTACACGCGCCGCTTCGTCGCCCGCATGGAGGCGCTCACCGTCGGCGACCCGATGACGGACGTGGACCTGGGACCGCTCGCACGGAAGGACCTCCGCGAGGACATCCAGGACCAGGTCGAGCGCGCCGTGGCCGACGGCGCCGAGATCCTGACCGGCGGCGCCATCCCGGACGGCACCGGCTACTACTACCCGCCGACCGTCCTCGGCGGCGTCGAGGCGGGCACGGTCGCGTTCGAGGAGGAGATCTTCGGGCCCGTCGCCTCGCTCATCGTCGCCGACGACGCCGACCACGCGGTGCGGCTCGCCAACGACACGCGCTTCGGCCTCGGCGGCAGCGTCTGGACGCAGGACGCGGCGAAGGGGGAGCGGCTGGCCCGCGCGATCCGGTCCGGCGCCGTCTTCGTCAACGAGATGACGAAGAGCCACCCCAACCTGCCGTTCGGCGGCATCGGGGCGTCGGGCTACGGGCGCGAGCTGGCCCGCCACGGCGTCCGCGCGTTCGTCAACGCGAAGACGATCTGGGTGGACTGATCCGAGCCGAGGGGCAGACAGGGCACGCGTGGGTGCACCCCACACGCACGCTGTCTCCCCGGGTAGACGCTCCACGCCGTCTTAACAGAAGGCCATCGATGAATGAAGCCTAACAAACAGAAGGCCATAAGTGAATAAAAGCGCTTCCGATTCGAGAGAAGCGCTTCCGGCCCTTCATTTTGTGGCGTTGCGGCCATTCCGGCGACTTCTTGAGGGGTTGCGTTCGCACGCGCTTCACGATCGGTCTGTCGTCACCTCCTGGCAGCCGTCGTGGAGCCGTGCGGGCGCCCTGCCCCCGCCGCCATGCCCCGCTCTCTCTTCTCCTCCGCCGACCATCACGACGCCTGTGGGGTCGGCTTCATCGCCACGCTGACCAACCGCCCGGCGCACGACATCGTGACGCGAGGGCTGGAGATCCTGGTCCGCCTCGACCACCGCGGCGCCATCGGGGCGGACGGCGCGACGGGCGACGGCTGCGGCATCACGGTCCAGCTCCCGGATGCCTTCCTCTCGGCCGTCGCCGAGGAGGCGGGCGTCGAGCTGCCGGCCCAGGGCGACTACGCGC from Rubrivirga sp. SAORIC476 encodes the following:
- the rnc gene encoding ribonuclease III; translation: MSSSGTLRRSARLVRSWLGALRPPADGSPPPVVDEVTERGVSRRDIEALVGMPIGDLDLYEHALRHRSLFRGVATDGTESNERLEFLGDAVLGAVVAEIMYTRFADRAEGLLTRTRATIVNGKALAGYAEAIGLGALILMSENMDSSEGRSNQTILADAFEAIVGAVYLDLGFSAARRFVCAVLDQCVSLEEAAADKSNHKSRLLEYVQGLGLEQPVYEMLSEEGPSHDRTFTVAAVVQGERLGEGVDRSKKGAEQKAAEAALRTLRQRETAQA
- a CDS encoding NAD-dependent succinate-semialdehyde dehydrogenase; translated protein: MPTTLNPATEAEIASYDALSDDGLDAALDRAADAFEAHRQTSFADRADRMRTLADRLDAQKDDLGRLMTEEMGKPLDQAVAEAEKCAWVCRYYADHAEAMLADEPRETEAQKSFVAYEPLGPVLAVMPWNFPLWQAFRFAAPTVMAGGVGVLKHAANVLGSGDAMARLFAEAGFAEGVFQHLIIDHDQTAAAIADDRIRAVTLTGSEGAGRSIGKQAGEALKPCVLELGGTDAFVVLADADLDAAVETGVQARTQNNGQSCIAAKRFILERPIAEAYTRRFVARMEALTVGDPMTDVDLGPLARKDLREDIQDQVERAVADGAEILTGGAIPDGTGYYYPPTVLGGVEAGTVAFEEEIFGPVASLIVADDADHAVRLANDTRFGLGGSVWTQDAAKGERLARAIRSGAVFVNEMTKSHPNLPFGGIGASGYGRELARHGVRAFVNAKTIWVD